In a genomic window of Apteryx mantelli isolate bAptMan1 chromosome 2, bAptMan1.hap1, whole genome shotgun sequence:
- the LOC106483520 gene encoding nuclear pore complex protein Nup153-like has translation MPALTLPAVTDTSATVTSSSSGTDAAVAPGFGDKFKKPKGSWDCTVCLVSNKAEDSKCVACQSEKPGSSVPVTSSSASAFSASSGGLLDLDKFKKPEGSWDREVGLVQNKAEATKCVACENAKPGTKAELKGFGTAPVSSNAATPSFTFGVRSSSSDSSCTLGSSRSFAFSEQGAFKFGIAFESASSNTGTGGFKFPSSSGDFKFGVSSSDSKAEDGKKEEKNSSFTFGLPPTSSQAPSTFQFGAGSLGQQEKKEEPVLGGFGFGTSSTSSIAPTESKTGVSGFGFGTVAEKEVASASFAFKKSDEKKDETPSTKAGFSFGNVESAPASQFVLGRTEEKQDPVTSAAPLVFEKKADSEEPKAQPIFSFGKPEHTKEESTAKSTFNFSFIKPSEKETEQAKPAFAFGAQTSTSGNRTSFGFARLRVRIKQYL, from the exons ATGCCTGCTCTTACACTGCCAGCAGTCACGGACACCTCGGCGACAGTTACTTCCTCCTCCAGCGGCACTGACGCAGCGGTCGCCCCGGGGTTTGGAGACAAGTTTAAGAAGCCAAAAGGCTCCTGGGACTGTACAGTGTGCCTTGTGTCAAATAAGGCCGAAGACAGCAAATGCGTAGCCTGTCAGTCCGAGAAACCAG GGAGCTCAGTGCCTGTGACCAGTAGCAGtgcttctgccttttctgcttcttctgGAGGATTGCTGGATTTAGACAAATTCAAGAAGCCTGAAGGAAGCTGGGACCGTGAGGTCGGCTTGgtccaaaacaaagcagaagccaCCAAATGTGTAGCCTGTGAAAATGCAAAGCCAGGCACCAAAGCAGAGCTCAAAG GGTTTGGTACTGCTCCTGTGTCCTCAAATGCTGCAACGCCGTCATTTACATTCGGTGTTCGGTCATCATCCTCTGACTCTTCTTGTACATTAGGCAGCTCAAGAAGTTTTGCATTCAGTGAACAAGGGGCCTTCAAGTTTGGTATTGCATTTGAATCTGCATCCTCCAACACTGGGACTGGGGGATTTAAGTTTCCCAGCAGTTCAGGGGACTTCAAATTTGGAGTTTCCTCCTCAGACTCCAAAGCCGAAGACggtaagaaagaagagaaaaacagcagttTTACTTTTGGACTTCCACCTACGAGCAGCCAGGCTCCTTCAACGTTTCAGTTTGGGGCAGggagcctggggcagcaggaaaagaaggaggaaccAGTCTTGGGAGGCTTCGGTTTTGGCACAAGTTCTACTTCTTCCATAGCTCCCACTGAGAGTAAGACAGGAGTCAGCGGCTTCGGTTTTGGAACCGTGGCAGAAAAGGAGGTTGCGTCGGCTTCCTTTGCGTTTAAGAAGTCCGACGAGAAAAAGGACGAAACTCCTTCCACAAAGGCAGGCTTCTCTTTTGGCAATGTGGAGTCCGCACCTGCCTCACAGTTTGTtttgggaaggacagaagagaaacAGGACCCTGTCACTTCTGCTGCTCCACTAGTGTTTGAAAAGAAAGCTGACAGTGAAGAGCCAAAGGCACAGCCTATCTTTTCATTTGGGAAGCCTGAGCATACCAAAGAGGAGAGCACAGCAAAATCTACGTTCAACTTTAGTTTCATAAAACCCTCAGAGAAGGAAACTGAGCAGGCAAAGCCAGCTTTCGCATTCGGGGCACAAACCAGTACTTCAGGTAACAGGACGTCTTTTGGCTTCGCTCGTCTGCGCGTACGCATCAAACAATACCTCTGA